From Rutidosis leptorrhynchoides isolate AG116_Rl617_1_P2 chromosome 3, CSIRO_AGI_Rlap_v1, whole genome shotgun sequence, a single genomic window includes:
- the LOC139899157 gene encoding peptidyl-prolyl cis-trans isomerase FKBP15-1, producing the protein MSKVNLNSAMKAHFLLILLIVATYVSAKKTADVTELQIGVKHKPASCEIQAHKGDRIKVHYRGKLTDGTVFDSSFERGDPIEFELGTGQVIKGWDQGILGMCVGEKRKLKIPSKMGYGDQGSPPTIPGGATLIFDTELIAVNGKPSGAGDIDDSEL; encoded by the exons ATGTCTAAAGTGAATCTAAACTCTGCGATGAAAGCACACTTTCTGTTGATTTTACTTATTGTCGCTACTTATG TTTCGGCGAAGAAGACCGCTGATGTGACGGAGTTACAGATCGGCGTTAAG CATAAGCCAGCATCTTGTGAAATTCAAGCACACAAAGGTGATAGGATTAAAGTTCATTACCGG GGAAAACTTACTGATGGAACCGTTTTCGATTCCAGTTTTGAGAGGGGTGACCCAATTGAATTCGAACTTGGTACTGGTCAGGTGATTAAAG GGTGGGACCAGGGAATACTAGGTATGTGTGTTGGAGAAAAGCGTAAGTTGAAGATACCTTCAAAGATGGGTTATGGAGATCAGGGTTCACCACCTACTATTCCAG GTGGGGCCACACTTATATTCGATACAGAACTTATTGCAGTGAATGGTAAACCATCAGGTGCAGGAGACATTGATGACAGTGAACTATGA